Proteins found in one Pyxidicoccus trucidator genomic segment:
- a CDS encoding chemotaxis protein CheW, translated as MKVTPRTMEEAQEVESRELLERRASRLRDQGEATVEESVHWIAEFPLGEERYALSLETLRAALPLKMVTPVPLSAPHVVGVLRFQGQVLAALSLASLLGGHGWRQDPAVLLVVDRGDGELCALDCEAIPRPTTLPMSTVEAARVRSEGAVLEVFTQDRQLIHLIDLKRLFALRGTGGRHAR; from the coding sequence ATGAAGGTCACCCCGCGGACGATGGAAGAGGCCCAGGAGGTCGAGTCGCGCGAGCTGCTGGAACGGCGCGCATCCCGACTCAGAGACCAGGGCGAGGCGACCGTCGAGGAGTCGGTCCACTGGATTGCGGAGTTTCCCCTGGGCGAGGAGCGCTACGCGCTCTCCCTGGAGACGCTGCGCGCCGCGCTGCCGCTGAAGATGGTGACGCCGGTGCCGCTGTCCGCCCCGCACGTCGTGGGCGTGCTGCGCTTCCAGGGCCAGGTGCTGGCCGCGCTCAGCCTGGCGTCGCTGCTGGGCGGCCACGGCTGGCGGCAGGACCCGGCGGTGCTGCTGGTGGTGGACCGCGGTGACGGCGAGCTGTGCGCGCTGGACTGCGAGGCCATTCCCCGCCCCACCACGCTGCCCATGAGCACGGTGGAGGCCGCGCGCGTGCGCTCCGAGGGCGCCGTCCTGGAGGTCTTCACCCAGGACCGCCAGCTCATCCACTTGATTGACTTGAAGCGCCTGTTCGCCCTGCGCGGGACGGGAGGACGTCATGCCCGTTGA